In a single window of the Rhopalosiphum padi isolate XX-2018 chromosome 1, ASM2088224v1, whole genome shotgun sequence genome:
- the LOC132932197 gene encoding peroxiredoxin-4-like isoform X4, with amino-acid sequence MMKRKRGLQKYRTDWEKLSEFRGWLSPEPKSCYKARCEACDKSLVADITVLRNHSQAKKHVMKTGGTVYEGPIVRNKSKPKTDDDDEDSPDDLQMKSLSIKDNDDDYEVGLQSNDYHSTSNYEKMDQKHEENQCKAIVSKPAPFWKATAVVNGHVTELKLSDYSGRYLVLFFYPQDFSRICPSELIALSDRVSEFRALNTEVVACSVDSYLSHQAWSRTLRSDGGIAIPKMPLLSDPTHAISKSYGCYLSELGHSLRAHYIIDMRGILRHVTINDLPVGRNISEILRLLEAFQYTDETETLCPADWKPGEPTIS; translated from the exons ATGATGAAACGAAAACGAGGCCTACAAAAGTATCGTACAGATTGGGAAAAATTGTCTGAATTCAGAGGCTGGTTGTCACCAGAACCAAAGAGCTGCTATAAAGCTCGATGTGAAGCTTGTGACAAAAGTCTAGTTGCCGATATCACAGTCTTACGAAATCATTCACAGGCTAAAAAACATGTGATGAAAACTGGGGGTACAGTTTACGAAGGTCCAATTGTTAGAAACAAATCAAAACCTAAGAcagatgatgatgatgaagatTCGCCTGATGACTTACAAATGAAATCTTTGAGCATTAAAG acAATGATGATGATTATGAAGTTGGTCTTCAATCAAATGACTATCATAGTACatctaattatgaaaaaatggatCAAAAACATGAAGAAAACCAATGCAAAGCTATTG tttcCAAACCAGCACCATTTTGGAAAGCCACAGCTGTCGTTAATGGCCATGTGacagaattaaaattaagtgaCTATAGTGGTCGTTATTTGGTCCTATTTTTTTATCCTCAAGATTT ttctcGTATTTGTCCAAGTGAGCTGATTGCATTAAGTGATAGAGTATCTGAATTCAGAGCATTAAACACTGAAGTAGTAGCTTGTTCTGTGGATTCATACCTTTCTCACCAGGCATGGTCGCGTACATTGCGCTCTGATGGAGGCATTGCAATACCTAAAATGCCACTACTATCTGATCCAACGCATGCCATTAGTAAAAGTTATGGATGCTATTTATCAGAGCTCGGCCATTCTCTCag agCTCATTATATAATAGACATGAGGGGTATTTTAAGACATGTGACAATTAATGATCTACCTGTAGGCCGGAATATCAGTGAAATATTAAGACTTTTAGAAGCTTTTCAATACACTGATGAAACAGAAACATTATGTCCTGCTGATTGGAAACCTGGCGAACCAACTatatcataa
- the LOC132932197 gene encoding peroxiredoxin-4-like isoform X3 has translation MSSTNVELIDDDDSGIMYTEEPKYKRMRTEDDESRKMSLTKKSFNPNWLKFSMFKDWLLPHKLPDKAICKVCHCVLVAGKSELEKHLATRKHERNMEKINGSPAEQDDIETYTILSDNDDDYEVGLQSNDYHSTSNYEKMDQKHEENQCKAIVSKPAPFWKATAVVNGHVTELKLSDYSGRYLVLFFYPQDFSRICPSELIALSDRVSEFRALNTEVVACSVDSYLSHQAWSRTLRSDGGIAIPKMPLLSDPTHAISKSYGCYLSELGHSLRAHYIIDMRGILRHVTINDLPVGRNISEILRLLEAFQYTDETETLCPADWKPGEPTIS, from the exons ATGTCTTCGACCAACGTCGAATtaatcgacgacgacgactctGG aaTAATGTATACCGAAGAACCAAAATATAAGCGTATGCGTACAGAAGATGACGAGTCCCGCAAAATGAGTTTAACCAAAAAGTCATTCAACCCAAACTGGTTGAAGTTTAGCATGTTCAAAGATTGGCTGTTGCCTCATAAACTGCCAGATAAAGCTATATGCAAGGTTTGTCATTGTGTATTGGTTGCTGGAAAAAGTGAGCTTGAAAAACATTTAGCTACACGTAAACATGAAAGAAACATGGAAAAAATCAATGGTTCTCCTGCTGAACAAGATGATATAGAGACATATACAATACTTTCAG acAATGATGATGATTATGAAGTTGGTCTTCAATCAAATGACTATCATAGTACatctaattatgaaaaaatggatCAAAAACATGAAGAAAACCAATGCAAAGCTATTG tttcCAAACCAGCACCATTTTGGAAAGCCACAGCTGTCGTTAATGGCCATGTGacagaattaaaattaagtgaCTATAGTGGTCGTTATTTGGTCCTATTTTTTTATCCTCAAGATTT ttctcGTATTTGTCCAAGTGAGCTGATTGCATTAAGTGATAGAGTATCTGAATTCAGAGCATTAAACACTGAAGTAGTAGCTTGTTCTGTGGATTCATACCTTTCTCACCAGGCATGGTCGCGTACATTGCGCTCTGATGGAGGCATTGCAATACCTAAAATGCCACTACTATCTGATCCAACGCATGCCATTAGTAAAAGTTATGGATGCTATTTATCAGAGCTCGGCCATTCTCTCag agCTCATTATATAATAGACATGAGGGGTATTTTAAGACATGTGACAATTAATGATCTACCTGTAGGCCGGAATATCAGTGAAATATTAAGACTTTTAGAAGCTTTTCAATACACTGATGAAACAGAAACATTATGTCCTGCTGATTGGAAACCTGGCGAACCAACTatatcataa
- the LOC132932197 gene encoding uncharacterized protein LOC132932197 isoform X2: MSSTNVELIDDDDSGKQDTQVESEIKSSDNAEAHKQSADEDDIAIEEVLTPLRIKQESAANRAHMMKRKRGLQKYRTDWEKLSEFRGWLSPEPKSCYKARCEACDKSLVADITVLRNHSQAKKHVMKTGGTVYEGPIVRNKSKPKTDDDDEDSPDDLQMKSLSIKDNDDDYEVGLQSNDYHSTSNYEKMDQKHEENQCKAIVSKPAPFWKATAVVNGHVTELKLSDYSGRYLVLFFYPQDFSRICPSELIALSDRVSEFRALNTEVVACSVDSYLSHQAWSRTLRSDGGIAIPKMPLLSDPTHAISKSYGCYLSELGHSLRAHYIIDMRGILRHVTINDLPVGRNISEILRLLEAFQYTDETETLCPADWKPGEPTIS; the protein is encoded by the exons ATGTCTTCGACCAACGTCGAATtaatcgacgacgacgactctGG AAAGCAGGACACCCAGGTTGAATCTGAGATCAAATCATCAGATAATGCTGAAGCACACAAACAATCTGCTGATGAAGATGACATAGCAATTGAAGAAGTTTTGACCCCACTACGAATAAAACAAGAATCGGCCGCTAATCGTGCTCATATGATGAAACGAAAACGAGGCCTACAAAAGTATCGTACAGATTGGGAAAAATTGTCTGAATTCAGAGGCTGGTTGTCACCAGAACCAAAGAGCTGCTATAAAGCTCGATGTGAAGCTTGTGACAAAAGTCTAGTTGCCGATATCACAGTCTTACGAAATCATTCACAGGCTAAAAAACATGTGATGAAAACTGGGGGTACAGTTTACGAAGGTCCAATTGTTAGAAACAAATCAAAACCTAAGAcagatgatgatgatgaagatTCGCCTGATGACTTACAAATGAAATCTTTGAGCATTAAAG acAATGATGATGATTATGAAGTTGGTCTTCAATCAAATGACTATCATAGTACatctaattatgaaaaaatggatCAAAAACATGAAGAAAACCAATGCAAAGCTATTG tttcCAAACCAGCACCATTTTGGAAAGCCACAGCTGTCGTTAATGGCCATGTGacagaattaaaattaagtgaCTATAGTGGTCGTTATTTGGTCCTATTTTTTTATCCTCAAGATTT ttctcGTATTTGTCCAAGTGAGCTGATTGCATTAAGTGATAGAGTATCTGAATTCAGAGCATTAAACACTGAAGTAGTAGCTTGTTCTGTGGATTCATACCTTTCTCACCAGGCATGGTCGCGTACATTGCGCTCTGATGGAGGCATTGCAATACCTAAAATGCCACTACTATCTGATCCAACGCATGCCATTAGTAAAAGTTATGGATGCTATTTATCAGAGCTCGGCCATTCTCTCag agCTCATTATATAATAGACATGAGGGGTATTTTAAGACATGTGACAATTAATGATCTACCTGTAGGCCGGAATATCAGTGAAATATTAAGACTTTTAGAAGCTTTTCAATACACTGATGAAACAGAAACATTATGTCCTGCTGATTGGAAACCTGGCGAACCAACTatatcataa
- the LOC132932197 gene encoding uncharacterized protein LOC132932197 isoform X1 yields MSNNQQHEEYTILATGSNNRGQMSQPHLTFTPPTQVFRSEWQRFPEFHAWLRPIDGDVTKAWCIACERMFRADLKSLRVHGVSKAHVRMVRARCPNADDNPVPPIEYNVVTDKKGTYGIAVVTNKEDKSSLASRALYMNQTNPTEEIITSEMAAQSQRDKYVVVSLPNEDDDDNEGPQASSSNTQYIQKEVNVIDETGNLVSVVTEHHVQKNKDNDDDYEVGLQSNDYHSTSNYEKMDQKHEENQCKAIVSKPAPFWKATAVVNGHVTELKLSDYSGRYLVLFFYPQDFSRICPSELIALSDRVSEFRALNTEVVACSVDSYLSHQAWSRTLRSDGGIAIPKMPLLSDPTHAISKSYGCYLSELGHSLRAHYIIDMRGILRHVTINDLPVGRNISEILRLLEAFQYTDETETLCPADWKPGEPTIS; encoded by the exons ATGTCTAACAACCAACAACACgaagaatatacaattttagcaACAGGCTCAAACAACCGAGGCCAAATGTCTCAACCTCATCTTACATTTACACCACCCACTCAAGTGTTTCGAAGCGAATGGCAACGTTTTCCAGAATTTCACGCTTGGTTACGGCCTATTGATGGAGATGTAACAAAAGCTTGGTGCATTGCATGTGAACGAATGTTTCGTGCAGATTTAAAGTCTTTAAGAGTCCATGGTGTCAGCAAAGCTCATGTGCGTATGGTTAGAGCTCGTTGTCCTAATGCGGATGACAATCCTGTTCCACCAATTGAATATAATGTGGTGACTGACAAAAAAGGTACTTATGGTATAGCTGTAGTAACTAATAAGGAAGACAAATCATCACTTGCGTCAAGAGCATTGTATATGAATCAAACAAATCCTACTGAAGAAATAATTACATCTGAAATGGCAGCACAATCACAACGTGACAAATATGTAGTGGTGTCATTACCTAACGAAGATGATGATGACAATGAAGGTCCACAAGCGTCTAGCTCAAATACCCAATATATACAAAAAGAAGTGAATGTAATCGATGAGACTGGTAATTTGGTGTCTGTGGTTACTGAACAtcatgtacaaaaaaataaag acAATGATGATGATTATGAAGTTGGTCTTCAATCAAATGACTATCATAGTACatctaattatgaaaaaatggatCAAAAACATGAAGAAAACCAATGCAAAGCTATTG tttcCAAACCAGCACCATTTTGGAAAGCCACAGCTGTCGTTAATGGCCATGTGacagaattaaaattaagtgaCTATAGTGGTCGTTATTTGGTCCTATTTTTTTATCCTCAAGATTT ttctcGTATTTGTCCAAGTGAGCTGATTGCATTAAGTGATAGAGTATCTGAATTCAGAGCATTAAACACTGAAGTAGTAGCTTGTTCTGTGGATTCATACCTTTCTCACCAGGCATGGTCGCGTACATTGCGCTCTGATGGAGGCATTGCAATACCTAAAATGCCACTACTATCTGATCCAACGCATGCCATTAGTAAAAGTTATGGATGCTATTTATCAGAGCTCGGCCATTCTCTCag agCTCATTATATAATAGACATGAGGGGTATTTTAAGACATGTGACAATTAATGATCTACCTGTAGGCCGGAATATCAGTGAAATATTAAGACTTTTAGAAGCTTTTCAATACACTGATGAAACAGAAACATTATGTCCTGCTGATTGGAAACCTGGCGAACCAACTatatcataa